In Crassostrea angulata isolate pt1a10 chromosome 6, ASM2561291v2, whole genome shotgun sequence, a genomic segment contains:
- the LOC128188162 gene encoding beta-glucuronidase-like isoform X2 translates to MQHFGGHLPFEVELTKYDVQGPNRVTVAINNTLTPTTLPPGTIEYKNDPLKYPKGYFVQNLQMDFFNYAGIHRSVKVYTTPKVYIDDITIVTGIQGTNGVVSYTVKSTPASSAQSVHVVILDREGRSVGESGQSQGQITVHNANLWWPYSMVTSANETAYLYTFKVTLTSNSGVTDQYSLPFGIRTVSATSTQLLLNNKPFYCHGVAKHEDADIRGKGLDFPLIAKDFNLLRWLGANCIRTSHYPYAEEIMDQADQQGVVVIDESPGVGIHKGNFGNESLSHHLQVMEEMIQRDKNRPAVIMWSMANEPQSGLPEAEFYFKTISQFVKKMDPTRLVTFVANADYQEEKAAQYNDILCINRYFAWYSDCSHTELINLQLTNDLQAFHSKYRKPVIVTEYGADTIPGLHQDPSFVFTEEFQVEFLTEYHKVFDRLKKEFLVGEMVWNFADFMTLQQITRVVGNKKGLFTRQRQPKMSAHVMRSRYHGLMHSNATQHSYAQGHATVSSKFTPPVVFPVG, encoded by the exons ATGCAACATTTTGGGGGGCACCTGCCGTTTGAGGTGGAGTTGACCAAGTATGATGTACAAGGTCCAAATAGAGTGACTGTAGCCATAAATAACACCCTGACCCCCACAACactacccccggggacaatagaatacaaaaatgaCCCCCTTAA gTACCCAAAAGGATATTTTGTCCAAAATCTTCAGATGGATTTTTTCAATTATGCAGGAATTCACAGATCAGTTAAAGTATATACCACCCCAAAAGTTTATATTGATGACATCACCATAGTTACTGGAATTCAGGGAACCAATG GCGTGGTGAGTTATACAGTGAAGTCGACTCCAGCCTCCTCGGCCCAGTCTGTCCATGTGGTCATCTTGGATAGGGAGGGGAGATCCGTGGGAGAAAGCGGACAGAGTCAGGGGCAGATAACTGTTCACAATGCCAATCTATGGTGGCCCTACTCGATGGTTACTTCAGCCAATGAGACTGCTTACCTCTACACGTTCAAG gtgACCTTGACCTCAAACTCGGGGGTGACTGACCAATACAGTCTACCATTTGGAATCCGCACTGTGTCAGCCACTAGCACTCAGCTACTTCTAAACAATAAACCGTTCTACTGCCACGGAGTGGCCAAGCATGAGGACGCAGAT ATCAGAGGTAAAGGGCTGGACTTCCCTCTGATAGCCAAGGACTTTAACCTGCTGAGATGGCTGGGGGCCAACTGTATCCGGACCTCTCATTATCCGTACGCGGAGGAAATCATGGACCAAGCGGACCAGCAGGGAGTGGTGGTGATTGATGAAAGCCCCGGGGTGGGGATCCA TAAAGGAAATTTCGGGAACGAGTCTCTTTCGCACCACCTGCAGGTCATGGAGGAGATGATCCAGCGGGACAAGAATCGGCCGGCGGTCATCATGTGGTCCATGGCCAACGAACCCCAGTCTGGACTCCCTGAGGCAGAGTTTTATTTCAA AACGATATCTCAGTTTGTCAAGAAGATGGACCCCACTCGACTCGTCACGTTCGTGGCTAATGCTGACTACCAGGAAGAGAAGGCT GCCCAGTACAATGACATTCTGTGTATCAACCGGTACTTTGCGTGGTACTCTGACTGTTCCCACACAGAGCTCATCAACCTACAACTGACCAATGACCTGCAAGCCTTCCACAGCAAATACAGAAAACCAGTTATTGTCACAGAGTATGGGGCAGACACCATTCCGGGACTTCACCAG GATCCATCTTTCGTGTTTACAGAGGAATTTCAGGTGGAGTTTCTTACGGAATATCACAAGGTTTTTGACAGATTGAAGAAAGAGTTCTTGGTTGGTGAGATGGTGTGGAACTTTGCTGACTTCATGACACTGCAAC AGATAACCCGTGTTGTCGGAAACAAGAAGGGTTTATTTACTCGGCAAAGACAGCCCAAGATGTCTGCTCACGTGATGAGGTCACGCTATCACGGTCTGATGCACTCCAACGCCACCCAACATAGCTACGCCCAGGGGCACGCAACAGTCAGTTCAAAGTTCACCCCACCAGTTGTATTTCCTGTCGGGTGA
- the LOC128188162 gene encoding beta-glucuronidase-like isoform X1 translates to MAAPIGFLFVLCLQIVLVFSGMLYPRNSMSRTVFQNIDGMWNFRIDASESRFQGFSEKWYTRPLKQSGPVIPMPVPASYNDITQSKELRDFVGWAWYDNEFYVPPELTTKRVVLRIDSAHYNTIVWVNGQEVMQHFGGHLPFEVELTKYDVQGPNRVTVAINNTLTPTTLPPGTIEYKNDPLKYPKGYFVQNLQMDFFNYAGIHRSVKVYTTPKVYIDDITIVTGIQGTNGVVSYTVKSTPASSAQSVHVVILDREGRSVGESGQSQGQITVHNANLWWPYSMVTSANETAYLYTFKVTLTSNSGVTDQYSLPFGIRTVSATSTQLLLNNKPFYCHGVAKHEDADIRGKGLDFPLIAKDFNLLRWLGANCIRTSHYPYAEEIMDQADQQGVVVIDESPGVGIHKGNFGNESLSHHLQVMEEMIQRDKNRPAVIMWSMANEPQSGLPEAEFYFKTISQFVKKMDPTRLVTFVANADYQEEKAAQYNDILCINRYFAWYSDCSHTELINLQLTNDLQAFHSKYRKPVIVTEYGADTIPGLHQDPSFVFTEEFQVEFLTEYHKVFDRLKKEFLVGEMVWNFADFMTLQQITRVVGNKKGLFTRQRQPKMSAHVMRSRYHGLMHSNATQHSYAQGHATVSSKFTPPVVFPVG, encoded by the exons atggctGCGCCCATAGGCTTCTTGTTTGTATTATGCTTACAAATAGTGTTAGTGTTTTCGGGGATGTTGTATCCAAGGAATTCGATGTCTCGCACAGTTTTTCAGAATATAGACGGCATGTGGAACTTTAGAATCGATGCATCAGAGAGTCGATTCCAGGGATTCAGTGAAAAATGGTACACAAGACCCCTTAAACAG AGTGGGCCAGTTATTCCTATGCCAGTCCCAGCCAGCTACAATGACATCACCCAGAGCAAAGAGCTGAGGGACTTTGTGGGATGGGCGTGGTACGACAACGAATTCTACGTCCCTCCAGAGCTTACAACAAAAAGAGTAGTGCTACGCATCGACAGTGCTCATTACAATACCATAGTT TGGGTGAATGGACAAGAGGTGATGCAACATTTTGGGGGGCACCTGCCGTTTGAGGTGGAGTTGACCAAGTATGATGTACAAGGTCCAAATAGAGTGACTGTAGCCATAAATAACACCCTGACCCCCACAACactacccccggggacaatagaatacaaaaatgaCCCCCTTAA gTACCCAAAAGGATATTTTGTCCAAAATCTTCAGATGGATTTTTTCAATTATGCAGGAATTCACAGATCAGTTAAAGTATATACCACCCCAAAAGTTTATATTGATGACATCACCATAGTTACTGGAATTCAGGGAACCAATG GCGTGGTGAGTTATACAGTGAAGTCGACTCCAGCCTCCTCGGCCCAGTCTGTCCATGTGGTCATCTTGGATAGGGAGGGGAGATCCGTGGGAGAAAGCGGACAGAGTCAGGGGCAGATAACTGTTCACAATGCCAATCTATGGTGGCCCTACTCGATGGTTACTTCAGCCAATGAGACTGCTTACCTCTACACGTTCAAG gtgACCTTGACCTCAAACTCGGGGGTGACTGACCAATACAGTCTACCATTTGGAATCCGCACTGTGTCAGCCACTAGCACTCAGCTACTTCTAAACAATAAACCGTTCTACTGCCACGGAGTGGCCAAGCATGAGGACGCAGAT ATCAGAGGTAAAGGGCTGGACTTCCCTCTGATAGCCAAGGACTTTAACCTGCTGAGATGGCTGGGGGCCAACTGTATCCGGACCTCTCATTATCCGTACGCGGAGGAAATCATGGACCAAGCGGACCAGCAGGGAGTGGTGGTGATTGATGAAAGCCCCGGGGTGGGGATCCA TAAAGGAAATTTCGGGAACGAGTCTCTTTCGCACCACCTGCAGGTCATGGAGGAGATGATCCAGCGGGACAAGAATCGGCCGGCGGTCATCATGTGGTCCATGGCCAACGAACCCCAGTCTGGACTCCCTGAGGCAGAGTTTTATTTCAA AACGATATCTCAGTTTGTCAAGAAGATGGACCCCACTCGACTCGTCACGTTCGTGGCTAATGCTGACTACCAGGAAGAGAAGGCT GCCCAGTACAATGACATTCTGTGTATCAACCGGTACTTTGCGTGGTACTCTGACTGTTCCCACACAGAGCTCATCAACCTACAACTGACCAATGACCTGCAAGCCTTCCACAGCAAATACAGAAAACCAGTTATTGTCACAGAGTATGGGGCAGACACCATTCCGGGACTTCACCAG GATCCATCTTTCGTGTTTACAGAGGAATTTCAGGTGGAGTTTCTTACGGAATATCACAAGGTTTTTGACAGATTGAAGAAAGAGTTCTTGGTTGGTGAGATGGTGTGGAACTTTGCTGACTTCATGACACTGCAAC AGATAACCCGTGTTGTCGGAAACAAGAAGGGTTTATTTACTCGGCAAAGACAGCCCAAGATGTCTGCTCACGTGATGAGGTCACGCTATCACGGTCTGATGCACTCCAACGCCACCCAACATAGCTACGCCCAGGGGCACGCAACAGTCAGTTCAAAGTTCACCCCACCAGTTGTATTTCCTGTCGGGTGA
- the LOC128188178 gene encoding uncharacterized protein LOC128188178, whose translation MKRRKKSLTISFFSNMSEISEETEELLQAEDRISERSSTSTCSKETGKDRRSSEETHKVKPDSDTDESELSSEDDSSSSSGKRKYNDKDVLEKLSVNPLIDSTGADNDPMAGMELDQLTGDSLEPCPAPCTLNSQESKRFEVLVNCTEASDQLGLSGRLYLHVTEESLDAEQCDTLETLHSWKYGHIQRFGYNKSSNDFLMVTGRRKKFGHGVFDFHVLGDPRKIIDSLQNKQGCSLKLADGAKRISNMI comes from the exons ATGAAACGCCGGAAGAAAAGTCTGACGATTAGTTTCTTCAGCAACATGTCCGAAATTT cCGAAGAAACAGAGGAATTACTTCAGGCCGAGGACAGGATATCCGAAAGGTCCTCCACCTCCACGTGTAGCAAAGAAACCGGGAAAGACAGGCGTTCATCGGAAGAGACGCACAAGGTAAAACCCGACTCGGATACGGATGAGTCCGAATTATCATCCGAGGATGACAGCTCGTCTTCCTCGGGAAAGAGGAAGTACAACGACAAAGATGTCTTAGAGAAGTTGTCTGTAAACCCCCTCATTGACAGTACGGGAGCGGATAACGACCCAATGGCGGGGATGGAGCTGGACCAGTTAACGGGCGATTCTTTGGAACCTTGCCCCGCCCCCTGTACCCTTAACAGTCAAGAGA GTAAGCGATTTGAAGTCCTGGTTAATTGCACGGAGGCGTCGGATCAGCTGGGGTTGTCGGGAAGGCTTTACCTACACGTGACCGAGGAGTCCCTTGACGCTGAGCAGTGCGACACACTGGAAACACTCCACAGCTGGAAGTACGGACACATCCAGCGGTTCGGCTACAACAAATCCAGCAATGACTTTCTAATGGTCACGGGACGACGGAAGAAATTCGGGCACGGTGTGTTCGATTTCCACGTGTTGGGAGACCCTCGAAAGATTATAGATTCTCTTCAAAACAAGCAAGGATGTTCCCTAAAATTAGCAGATGGAGCCAAGCGAATAAGCAACATGATTTAG